Proteins from a single region of Syngnathus scovelli strain Florida chromosome 7, RoL_Ssco_1.2, whole genome shotgun sequence:
- the fam168a gene encoding protein FAM168A isoform X3: MASGHPTDKFSFMYQPDTHKRLSSAMNPVYSPVQPGTPYGNPKNMAFATGYPGGYPTTAPTYTPNLYQTGSPGYPPGYTAAGTPYKVPPTQSNGAPPPYTPTPTPYPTAMYPIRSAYPQQNLYTQGAYYTQPVYAAQPHVIHHTTVVQPNSIPSTALYPAPVPVPTPRNNGMAAMGMVAGTTMAMSAGTLLTTPQHGPIGGHPVTVPTYRPQGTPGYSYVPPHW; this comes from the exons ATGGCGAGCGGGCATCCCACAGACAAATTCAGTTTCATGTATCAACCAGACACGCACAAGAG GTTGTCTTCAGCCATGAATCCAGTCTACAGCCCTGTTCAACCTGGAACCCCCTATGGGAACCCCAAGAACATGGCCTTTGCAA CAGGCTATCCAGGAGGGTATCCCACCACGGCACCCACATATACACCAAACCTATATCAAACAGGAAGCCCCGGGTATCCACCTG GATACACTGCAGCGGGCACTCCATACAAAGTGCCACCTACTCAGTCAAATGGCGCTCCTCCTCCCTATACCCCAACCCCGACACCATATCCGACAGCTATGTACCCCATCCGCAGTGCCTATCCACAGCAGAACCTGTACACACAG GGTGCATATTATACCCAACCGGTGTATGCAGCTCAGCCACATGTGATACATCACACCACCGTGGTGCAACCAAACAGCATCCCCTCCACAGCCCTCTACCCGGCCCCCGTCCCTGTACCCACTCCTCGTAACAACGGCATGGCTGCCATGGGGATGGTAGCCGGGACGACTATGGCTATGAGTGCAG GGACACTGCTGACAACGCCCCAGCATGGCCCTATCGGAGGACACCCCGTTACTGTGCCCACTTACCGGCCCCAGGGCACACCTGGCTACAGCTATGTTCCACCTCACTGGTAG
- the fam168a gene encoding protein FAM168A isoform X4, which translates to MASGHPTDKFSFMYQPDTHKRLSSAMNPVYSPVQPGTPYGNPKNMAFASYPGGYPTTAPTYTPNLYQTGSPGYPPGYTAAGTPYKVPPTQSNGAPPPYTPTPTPYPTAMYPIRSAYPQQNLYTQGAYYTQPVYAAQPHVIHHTTVVQPNSIPSTALYPAPVPVPTPRNNGMAAMGMVAGTTMAMSAGTLLTTPQHGPIGGHPVTVPTYRPQGTPGYSYVPPHW; encoded by the exons ATGGCGAGCGGGCATCCCACAGACAAATTCAGTTTCATGTATCAACCAGACACGCACAAGAG GTTGTCTTCAGCCATGAATCCAGTCTACAGCCCTGTTCAACCTGGAACCCCCTATGGGAACCCCAAGAACATGGCCTTTGCAA GCTATCCAGGAGGGTATCCCACCACGGCACCCACATATACACCAAACCTATATCAAACAGGAAGCCCCGGGTATCCACCTG GATACACTGCAGCGGGCACTCCATACAAAGTGCCACCTACTCAGTCAAATGGCGCTCCTCCTCCCTATACCCCAACCCCGACACCATATCCGACAGCTATGTACCCCATCCGCAGTGCCTATCCACAGCAGAACCTGTACACACAG GGTGCATATTATACCCAACCGGTGTATGCAGCTCAGCCACATGTGATACATCACACCACCGTGGTGCAACCAAACAGCATCCCCTCCACAGCCCTCTACCCGGCCCCCGTCCCTGTACCCACTCCTCGTAACAACGGCATGGCTGCCATGGGGATGGTAGCCGGGACGACTATGGCTATGAGTGCAG GGACACTGCTGACAACGCCCCAGCATGGCCCTATCGGAGGACACCCCGTTACTGTGCCCACTTACCGGCCCCAGGGCACACCTGGCTACAGCTATGTTCCACCTCACTGGTAG
- the fam168a gene encoding protein FAM168A isoform X1: MASGHPTDKFSFMYQPDTHKSKNRLSSAMNPVYSPVQPGTPYGNPKNMAFATGYPGGYPTTAPTYTPNLYQTGSPGYPPGYTAAGTPYKVPPTQSNGAPPPYTPTPTPYPTAMYPIRSAYPQQNLYTQGAYYTQPVYAAQPHVIHHTTVVQPNSIPSTALYPAPVPVPTPRNNGMAAMGMVAGTTMAMSAGTLLTTPQHGPIGGHPVTVPTYRPQGTPGYSYVPPHW; the protein is encoded by the exons ATGGCGAGCGGGCATCCCACAGACAAATTCAGTTTCATGTATCAACCAGACACGCACAAGAG CAAAAACAGGTTGTCTTCAGCCATGAATCCAGTCTACAGCCCTGTTCAACCTGGAACCCCCTATGGGAACCCCAAGAACATGGCCTTTGCAA CAGGCTATCCAGGAGGGTATCCCACCACGGCACCCACATATACACCAAACCTATATCAAACAGGAAGCCCCGGGTATCCACCTG GATACACTGCAGCGGGCACTCCATACAAAGTGCCACCTACTCAGTCAAATGGCGCTCCTCCTCCCTATACCCCAACCCCGACACCATATCCGACAGCTATGTACCCCATCCGCAGTGCCTATCCACAGCAGAACCTGTACACACAG GGTGCATATTATACCCAACCGGTGTATGCAGCTCAGCCACATGTGATACATCACACCACCGTGGTGCAACCAAACAGCATCCCCTCCACAGCCCTCTACCCGGCCCCCGTCCCTGTACCCACTCCTCGTAACAACGGCATGGCTGCCATGGGGATGGTAGCCGGGACGACTATGGCTATGAGTGCAG GGACACTGCTGACAACGCCCCAGCATGGCCCTATCGGAGGACACCCCGTTACTGTGCCCACTTACCGGCCCCAGGGCACACCTGGCTACAGCTATGTTCCACCTCACTGGTAG
- the fam168a gene encoding protein FAM168A isoform X5 — MNPVYSPVQPGTPYGNPKNMAFATGYPGGYPTTAPTYTPNLYQTGSPGYPPGYTAAGTPYKVPPTQSNGAPPPYTPTPTPYPTAMYPIRSAYPQQNLYTQGAYYTQPVYAAQPHVIHHTTVVQPNSIPSTALYPAPVPVPTPRNNGMAAMGMVAGTTMAMSAGTLLTTPQHGPIGGHPVTVPTYRPQGTPGYSYVPPHW; from the exons ATGAATCCAGTCTACAGCCCTGTTCAACCTGGAACCCCCTATGGGAACCCCAAGAACATGGCCTTTGCAA CAGGCTATCCAGGAGGGTATCCCACCACGGCACCCACATATACACCAAACCTATATCAAACAGGAAGCCCCGGGTATCCACCTG GATACACTGCAGCGGGCACTCCATACAAAGTGCCACCTACTCAGTCAAATGGCGCTCCTCCTCCCTATACCCCAACCCCGACACCATATCCGACAGCTATGTACCCCATCCGCAGTGCCTATCCACAGCAGAACCTGTACACACAG GGTGCATATTATACCCAACCGGTGTATGCAGCTCAGCCACATGTGATACATCACACCACCGTGGTGCAACCAAACAGCATCCCCTCCACAGCCCTCTACCCGGCCCCCGTCCCTGTACCCACTCCTCGTAACAACGGCATGGCTGCCATGGGGATGGTAGCCGGGACGACTATGGCTATGAGTGCAG GGACACTGCTGACAACGCCCCAGCATGGCCCTATCGGAGGACACCCCGTTACTGTGCCCACTTACCGGCCCCAGGGCACACCTGGCTACAGCTATGTTCCACCTCACTGGTAG
- the fam168a gene encoding protein FAM168A isoform X6, which translates to MNPVYSPVQPGTPYGNPKNMAFASYPGGYPTTAPTYTPNLYQTGSPGYPPGYTAAGTPYKVPPTQSNGAPPPYTPTPTPYPTAMYPIRSAYPQQNLYTQGAYYTQPVYAAQPHVIHHTTVVQPNSIPSTALYPAPVPVPTPRNNGMAAMGMVAGTTMAMSAGTLLTTPQHGPIGGHPVTVPTYRPQGTPGYSYVPPHW; encoded by the exons ATGAATCCAGTCTACAGCCCTGTTCAACCTGGAACCCCCTATGGGAACCCCAAGAACATGGCCTTTGCAA GCTATCCAGGAGGGTATCCCACCACGGCACCCACATATACACCAAACCTATATCAAACAGGAAGCCCCGGGTATCCACCTG GATACACTGCAGCGGGCACTCCATACAAAGTGCCACCTACTCAGTCAAATGGCGCTCCTCCTCCCTATACCCCAACCCCGACACCATATCCGACAGCTATGTACCCCATCCGCAGTGCCTATCCACAGCAGAACCTGTACACACAG GGTGCATATTATACCCAACCGGTGTATGCAGCTCAGCCACATGTGATACATCACACCACCGTGGTGCAACCAAACAGCATCCCCTCCACAGCCCTCTACCCGGCCCCCGTCCCTGTACCCACTCCTCGTAACAACGGCATGGCTGCCATGGGGATGGTAGCCGGGACGACTATGGCTATGAGTGCAG GGACACTGCTGACAACGCCCCAGCATGGCCCTATCGGAGGACACCCCGTTACTGTGCCCACTTACCGGCCCCAGGGCACACCTGGCTACAGCTATGTTCCACCTCACTGGTAG
- the LOC125972571 gene encoding sarcolipin — MDRSVQELFLNFMIVLITVLLMWLLVKTYQD, encoded by the coding sequence ATGGATCGCTCGGTGCAGGAACTCTTCCTCAACTTCATGATCGTCTTAATCACCGTTCTCTTGATGTGGCTGTTGGTGAAAACATATCAGGACTAA
- the kbtbd3 gene encoding kelch repeat and BTB domain-containing protein 3, with the protein MAEEKEPCSKIREGHTLLQVSNTHGLQLLGLLRSFRERGLLFDFTIKVQEQIFPCHRCVLAACSDFFRAMFEAAMRERDDGSVTLCNQCPAVVESFLDFAYSGEILITEGNIDSLFQLASFLQVSVLSRACSDFLLGTIDLGNCLSLLALAEAYGSASLLQSATDFVVQNFQDLSDTQEFLDMQVNVLEECLRSDALCVASEEAVVMSLLKWIRHDLPGRQKLLPTLLSLTRLHQLPPHAFQSLRDSDLLSSNPSCMALISEARTRQSQHSGLFTDARPATTQSYIYIHKTEENGVVHHSFCYCLERDRWTKLGFNQEDGTSTVPDLPGSRLTSYAEKMFITGGCRGNCYRAVRIHVAEPSHDATDEVWCFSPVTRTCTPAPAMPKPRTMHTAVVCLDRVYVIGGRTKGHRGAAPGLLEVDYYDPLAKSWFSVSRLPTAIFYPEASACGSVIYTLGSEVEITDSFNPSLDCFFSYDAQQDQWCRLVAAFGQFFHATLVKAVSIHKTLHLCDLSTYKVYSFCPETCVWKGEGSFECAGFNAGAVGIRDKIYILGGDYSPDEITDEVQVYHSDRSQWEEVAPMPRALTEFHCQSISFNRHTNPWSDIE; encoded by the exons ATGGCTGAGGAAAAAGAGCCTTGCAGCAAGATCCGAGAGGGTCACACCTTGCTGCAGGTGTCCAACACACATGGACTTCAGTTGCTGGGTCTGCTCAGGTCATTTCGGGAGCGAGGCCTACTATTTGATTTCACCATAAAAGTCCAGGAACAGATTTTTCCCTGTCATCGCTGTGTTCTTGCTGCATGCAGTGATTTCTTCAG ggccaTGTTTGAAGCAGCTATGCGAGAACGTGACGATGGTTCCGTAACATTGTGTAACCAGTGTCCGGCTGTGGTGGAGTCCTTCCTGGATTTTGCCTACTCTGGTGAAATTCTTATCACAGAAGGGAACATCGACTCTCTGTTTCAACTTGCCTCCTTTTTGCAG GTGTCAGTTCTATCTAGAGCCTGTAGTGACTTCTTGTTAGGGACGATAGATCTTGGTAACTGCCTGTCACTTTTGGCCCTTGCTGAGGCATATGGCTCAGCCTCCCTCCTCCAAAGTGCCACCGACTTTGTGGTTCAAAACTTCCAAGACCTTTCTGACACACAAGAATTCCTGGACATGCAG GTGAATGTGTTGGAGGAGTGCCTCAGGTCAGATGCCCTCTGTGTGGCCAGTGAGGAGGCTGTGGTCATGTCACTTCTAAAGTGGATCCGCCATGACCTTCCTGGAAGACAGAAGCTGCTACCCACATTGCTATCTCTAACGAGACTTCACCAGCTACCGCCACATGCATTTCAG TCTCTTCGTGATTCAGACCTGCTGAGCAGCAATCCTTCCTGTATGGCTCTGATCTCCGAGGCTCGGACCAGACAAAGTCAGCACAGTGGATTGTTCACTGATGCCAGACCTGCCACCACACAGAGCTACATTTATATCCACAAGACGGAGGAGAACGGAGTTGTCCACCACTCTTTCTGCTACTGTCTGGAAAGAGACCGGTGGACGAAGCTTGGATTCAACCAGGAGGATGGAACAAGCACGGTGCCAGATCTGCCAGGCTCCCGTCTGACTAGCTATGCTGAGAAG ATGTTTATCACTGGAGGTTGCCGTGGAAACTGTTACCGGGCAGTACGAATCCACGTGGCGGAGCCTTCCCATGATGCTACCGATGAGGTGTGGTGCTTCTCCCCTGTAACAAGAACCTGCACACCTGCTCCAGCGATGCCGAAACCCCGAACCATGCACACAGCAGTGGTCTGTCTGGACCGAGTTTATGTCATTGGAGGGCGGACGAAGGGACACAGAGGGGCTGCACCCGGTCTGTTAGAG GTGGACTATTATGACCCATTGGCCAAGAGCTGGTTCTCAGTCAGTCGTCTGCCAACTGCAATCTTCTATCCTGAGGCCAGTGCTTGTGGCAGCGTTATCTACACACTGGGGTCGGAGGTGGAGATAACCGACTCCTTCAATCCCTCACTTGACTGTTTCTTCAGCTATGATGCCCAACAGGACCAGTGGTGTCGCCTGGTGGCAGCGTTTGGCCAGTTTTTTCATGCAACGCTGGTAAAAGCTGTCTCAATTCATAAAACACTACACCTCTGTGACCTGTCCACTTACAAG GTATACAGTTTCTGTCCAGAGACTTGTGTGTGGAAAGGAGAGGGGTCATTTGAGTGTGCAGGCTTCAATGCTGGAGCAGTTGGTATACGAGACAAAATCTACATTTTAGGTGGTGATTATTCTCCTGATGAGATTACAGATGAAGTCCAG GTGTATCACAGTGACAGGAGTCAATGGGAGGAAGTGGCACCCATGCCCAGAGCTCTCACTGAATTCCATTGCCAGAGCATCAGTTTCAACAGACACACAAACCCGTGGAGTGATATAGAATGA
- the LOC125972561 gene encoding P2Y purinoceptor 3 translates to MKMPYSIESLTAESLTSKTFSLGVFNISVQPTDQKTAVALLAVIANVSRQGVPRCTYKEDFKRILLPAVYTFVFLLGLPLNFVVILKIWRRRPGLSRNNIFMFNLAIADFLYVTSLPLLIYNYGSHDYWPFGEFACKLVRFQFYSNLHGSILFLTCISVHRYIGICHPLAVWHKEGGRRLAWLICGAVWLVVALLCAPTFHFASTGIQRNRTVCYDLSTPKQSVHYYPYGMALTFIGFLLPFMGVMMCYCRMAHVLCLPVSYRCVNNVQTRDKRDRAVKMIIVVAAAFCISFLPFHLTKTSYLVVRTLPSVSCEIRNLFSIIYKSTRPFASMNSVLDPILFYFTQPRYRQSTERFVLRVTTLRHNDRTA, encoded by the exons ATGAAGATGCCATATTCTATTGAATCCCTCACAGCTGAAAGTCTGACCTCCAAAACCTTCTCCCTGGGTGTCTTCAACATAAGTGTCCAGCCCACAGATCAAAAGACAGCTGTCGCCCTGCTGGCCGTCATCGCTAATGTCAGCCGACAAGGAGTCCCACGTTGCACTTACAAGGAGGACTTCAAACGTATCCTCCTTCCGGCCGTGTACACATTTGTCTTCCTGCTGGGCCTCCCGCTGAACTTTGTCGTCATACTAAAGATATGGAGGAGGCGGCCCGGTCTGTCCCGCAACAACATCTTCATGTTCAACTTGGCCATCGCTGACTTCCTGTACGTGACGTCACTTCCCCTGCTCATCTATAACTATGGGAGTCATGATTACTGGCCCTTTGGCGAGTTTGCCTGCAAACTAGTCCGGTTTCAGTTCTACAG TAACCTTCACGGCAGCATCCTCTTCCTCACCTGCATCAGTGTGCACCGCTATATCGGCATCTGTCATCCACTGGCCGTGTGGCACAAGGAAGGCGGCCGGAGGCTGGCGTGGCTCATTTGCGGAGCGGTGTGGCTGGTGGTGGCCCTCCTCTGCGCGCCCACATTTCATTTTGCCTCAACGGGGATCCAGCGCAACCGCACCGTCTGTTACGATTTAAGCACGCCAAAGCAGTCCGTGCACTACTATCCATACGGCATGGCCCTCACCTTCATCGGCTTCCTCTTGCCTTTTATGGGCGTGATGATGTGCTACTGTAGAATGGCCCACGTCTTGTGCCTCCCCGTTTCCTACCGATGCGTCAACAACGTACAGACAAgggacaaacgcgacagggcggtgAAAATGATCATTGTGGTGGCGGCTGCCTTCTGCATCAGCTTCCTGCCCTTTCACCTCACCAAGACTTCGTACCTGGTGGTGCGCACGCTGCCCAGTGTGTCCTGTGagatcagaaacctcttttctaTCATCTATAAGAGCACCAGACCGTTTGCCAGTATGAATAGTGTTCTAGACCCCATTCTTTTCTACTTCACTCAGCCACGGTACAGACAGAGCACCGAAAGGTTTGTTCTCAGAGTCACCACCCTCAGGCATAATGACAGAACTGCATAA
- the fam168a gene encoding protein FAM168A isoform X2 gives MASGHPTDKFSFMYQPDTHKSKNRLSSAMNPVYSPVQPGTPYGNPKNMAFASYPGGYPTTAPTYTPNLYQTGSPGYPPGYTAAGTPYKVPPTQSNGAPPPYTPTPTPYPTAMYPIRSAYPQQNLYTQGAYYTQPVYAAQPHVIHHTTVVQPNSIPSTALYPAPVPVPTPRNNGMAAMGMVAGTTMAMSAGTLLTTPQHGPIGGHPVTVPTYRPQGTPGYSYVPPHW, from the exons ATGGCGAGCGGGCATCCCACAGACAAATTCAGTTTCATGTATCAACCAGACACGCACAAGAG CAAAAACAGGTTGTCTTCAGCCATGAATCCAGTCTACAGCCCTGTTCAACCTGGAACCCCCTATGGGAACCCCAAGAACATGGCCTTTGCAA GCTATCCAGGAGGGTATCCCACCACGGCACCCACATATACACCAAACCTATATCAAACAGGAAGCCCCGGGTATCCACCTG GATACACTGCAGCGGGCACTCCATACAAAGTGCCACCTACTCAGTCAAATGGCGCTCCTCCTCCCTATACCCCAACCCCGACACCATATCCGACAGCTATGTACCCCATCCGCAGTGCCTATCCACAGCAGAACCTGTACACACAG GGTGCATATTATACCCAACCGGTGTATGCAGCTCAGCCACATGTGATACATCACACCACCGTGGTGCAACCAAACAGCATCCCCTCCACAGCCCTCTACCCGGCCCCCGTCCCTGTACCCACTCCTCGTAACAACGGCATGGCTGCCATGGGGATGGTAGCCGGGACGACTATGGCTATGAGTGCAG GGACACTGCTGACAACGCCCCAGCATGGCCCTATCGGAGGACACCCCGTTACTGTGCCCACTTACCGGCCCCAGGGCACACCTGGCTACAGCTATGTTCCACCTCACTGGTAG